A window of Desulfovibrio desulfuricans DSM 642 contains these coding sequences:
- a CDS encoding phenylacetate--CoA ligase family protein, producing MEFFDEAECWSRDQIEQTQLSRLRSTVAQTRKCDFYRQRLDEAGVGPDSIRSLDDLRRIPFTTKQDLRSQYPTGLLCVPQSEIVRMHCSSGTTGSPVAICHTQNDINSWADLMARSIHMVGVRRDDVFQNMSGYGLFTGGLGIHFGAERLGCMTIPAGAGNSRRQIKLAKDFRTTVAHILPSYALILGEHLRNMGEDPRQFPLRIALVGAEPYTEEFRRRIEDLFDMKAYNSYGLSEMNGPGVGFECLHQAGMHLWEDAYIPEIVDPETGEPMPEGEVGELVMTCLCRQGMPILRYRTRDLTRFLPGECACGRKHRRIDRILGRADDMFIIKGVNIYPMQIEQVIMTFAEVGQSYLILLENDGLGDVMRVQIEIRDEHFVEDMRVLQNLQKAIASRLRDEILITPRVELVESNSLPRTEGKAVRLQDMRNKN from the coding sequence ATGGAATTCTTTGATGAGGCGGAGTGTTGGAGCAGGGATCAGATTGAGCAGACCCAGCTTTCGAGGCTGAGAAGCACAGTGGCCCAGACGCGCAAGTGCGATTTTTACCGTCAGCGCCTGGACGAAGCGGGCGTTGGCCCGGATTCCATCCGCAGTCTGGATGACCTGAGGCGCATCCCCTTTACCACCAAGCAGGATCTGCGTTCCCAGTACCCTACGGGGCTTTTGTGCGTGCCGCAGTCCGAGATCGTGCGCATGCACTGCTCCAGCGGTACCACCGGTTCGCCCGTGGCCATCTGCCACACGCAGAACGACATCAATTCCTGGGCCGACCTTATGGCGCGCAGCATCCACATGGTTGGCGTGCGCCGGGACGATGTTTTTCAGAACATGTCCGGCTACGGGCTGTTCACGGGCGGCCTTGGCATCCATTTTGGCGCGGAGCGCCTGGGCTGCATGACCATCCCCGCCGGGGCTGGCAACTCGCGCCGCCAGATCAAGCTTGCCAAGGATTTCCGCACTACGGTGGCCCACATTCTGCCCTCATACGCCCTCATTCTGGGTGAGCACCTGCGCAACATGGGCGAAGACCCGCGCCAGTTCCCCCTGCGTATCGCCCTTGTGGGCGCGGAGCCGTATACCGAGGAATTCCGCCGCCGCATCGAAGATCTTTTTGACATGAAGGCCTACAACTCCTACGGATTGTCTGAAATGAACGGCCCCGGCGTGGGCTTTGAGTGCCTGCATCAGGCGGGAATGCACCTGTGGGAAGACGCCTATATCCCTGAAATCGTCGATCCCGAAACTGGCGAGCCCATGCCCGAGGGCGAAGTGGGCGAACTTGTCATGACCTGCCTGTGCCGCCAGGGCATGCCCATCCTGCGTTACCGCACCCGCGACCTTACACGCTTTTTGCCGGGCGAATGCGCCTGTGGCCGCAAACACCGCCGCATAGACCGCATCCTTGGCCGCGCGGACGACATGTTCATCATCAAGGGCGTCAATATCTACCCCATGCAGATTGAGCAGGTCATCATGACCTTTGCCGAAGTGGGCCAGAGCTACCTGATCCTGCTTGAAAACGATGGTCTTGGCGATGTCATGCGTGTGCAGATCGAAATCCGCGACGAGCATTTTGTCGAAGACATGCGCGTGCTGCAAAACCTGCAAAAAGCCATTGCCTCGCGCCTGCGTGATGAAATCCTCATCACGCCCAGGGTCGAGCTTGTGGAGAGCAACAGCCTGCCGCGTACCGAGGGCAAGGCCGTGCGCTTGCAGGATATGCGCAACAAAAACTAA
- a CDS encoding DUF1786 domain-containing protein, with protein MDEIVQKFLRGTGPVLCVDIGSGTQDALLARPGLECENWPRFVLPAPARLVAQRIRELTLLKRNIWLYGANMGGGFTQAIKEHLAAGLSVSATAAATRGIHDNEEVVRKIGVEVRSNCPEGSVPVFLTDYSPEFWGGLLRHAGLPLPHLVLTAAQDHGFHTHGNRQARMRAWTELLGASSDPRRWIYETPPPSLTRLVPLHDKTGGPVADTGASALLGALCDKEVMDRSYRQGITVINVGNGHTVAALVYKGQVRGIYEHHTGMRTLEQLLGDLEQFRKHWLPTEEVQASGGHGTAFGPYCEEAGGYEPTYITGPKRALLQGQGRFLAPHGDMMIAGCFGLIWGWSHTRAGE; from the coding sequence ATGGACGAGATAGTTCAAAAGTTTTTGCGCGGCACAGGGCCTGTGCTGTGCGTGGATATAGGCAGCGGCACGCAGGATGCCCTTTTGGCCCGCCCCGGCCTTGAGTGCGAGAACTGGCCGCGCTTTGTTTTGCCAGCCCCGGCACGGCTGGTGGCCCAGCGCATCCGTGAGCTGACCCTGCTCAAACGCAATATCTGGCTTTACGGCGCCAACATGGGCGGCGGCTTTACTCAGGCCATCAAGGAACACCTCGCAGCGGGCCTTTCTGTCAGCGCAACCGCAGCGGCCACGCGCGGTATTCATGATAATGAAGAAGTCGTGCGCAAAATCGGCGTGGAAGTGCGTTCCAATTGCCCCGAGGGCAGTGTGCCGGTTTTTCTCACCGATTATTCGCCGGAATTCTGGGGGGGCTTGTTGCGCCATGCCGGGCTGCCCCTACCGCATCTGGTGCTGACCGCTGCGCAGGATCACGGCTTTCATACCCACGGCAACCGCCAGGCTCGCATGCGCGCGTGGACGGAACTGCTGGGCGCATCTTCTGATCCCCGGCGCTGGATATACGAAACGCCGCCGCCATCGTTGACGCGCCTTGTGCCCCTGCACGATAAAACAGGCGGCCCTGTTGCGGACACCGGGGCCAGTGCGCTGCTCGGCGCATTGTGCGACAAGGAAGTGATGGATCGCAGCTATCGGCAGGGCATCACGGTCATCAACGTGGGCAACGGGCATACCGTGGCCGCACTGGTGTACAAGGGGCAGGTGCGCGGAATTTACGAGCATCACACTGGCATGCGCACTCTCGAGCAACTGCTGGGTGATCTTGAACAGTTCCGCAAGCACTGGCTGCCCACAGAAGAGGTGCAGGCCTCCGGCGGGCACGGCACGGCTTTTGGCCCGTATTGTGAAGAAGCCGGCGGCTATGAGCCAACCTACATCACCGGGCCAAAGCGCGCGCTGCTGCAAGGGCAGGGGCGTTTTTTGGCCCCGCACGGCGATATGATGATCGCCGGATGTTTCGGCCTAATCTGGGGATGGTCGCACACCCGGGCCGGGGAGTAG
- a CDS encoding RNA methyltransferase, whose translation MLLQGLEVVLVKTRFPENIGMAARACVNMGCPTLRLVDPERWDREKARPLATPKGQDILDAVEVHEDVAQAVAQSALVFGTTARVGGWRQALLSPEQAAREAAAVIARGERVSFVFGPEDRGLNNDEITHCHRLVTIPTDPAASSLNLAQAVLLLSYACANAVRALRHGEKPSGEPRGGKAATAAEQERLMESLKDMLLRLDYLHGDNPDYFLMPWRRLFSRAGLLRHEYDALMGLCRQVRHKLPD comes from the coding sequence ATGCTGCTGCAAGGTCTTGAAGTTGTATTGGTCAAAACGCGCTTTCCTGAAAATATAGGCATGGCTGCCCGCGCCTGCGTCAACATGGGCTGCCCCACCTTGCGCCTTGTTGACCCGGAACGGTGGGACAGGGAAAAGGCGCGCCCTCTGGCAACGCCCAAGGGGCAGGATATTCTGGATGCCGTTGAAGTGCATGAAGACGTGGCGCAGGCCGTGGCTCAAAGCGCACTGGTATTTGGCACCACCGCGCGCGTGGGCGGCTGGCGTCAGGCTCTGCTCTCGCCGGAACAGGCCGCGCGCGAGGCCGCTGCCGTTATTGCAAGGGGCGAGAGGGTTTCCTTTGTTTTTGGCCCGGAAGATCGCGGCCTCAACAATGACGAAATTACGCACTGCCACCGTTTGGTGACTATTCCTACGGATCCGGCTGCCAGCTCCCTCAACCTTGCCCAGGCAGTGCTGCTGCTGAGCTACGCATGCGCCAACGCCGTTCGTGCCCTGCGTCATGGCGAAAAGCCCTCGGGCGAGCCGCGCGGCGGCAAGGCTGCCACTGCTGCGGAACAGGAAAGGCTTATGGAATCACTGAAGGATATGCTGCTGCGTCTTGATTATCTGCATGGCGACAATCCTGATTACTTCCTCATGCCCTGGCGGCGTCTTTTTAGCCGGGCTGGACTGTTGCGGCACGAGTATGATGCCCTGATGGGCCTGTGCCGTCAGGTACGCCACAAGCTGCCAGACTGA
- a CDS encoding methyl-accepting chemotaxis protein, with protein sequence MRWTIAHTYVGSLFGALITCCGVVLFVSIYFMKVPIEDELNKGIVRMQQVISSANETTAQKFLQSADLIAEDDDFAKAVAEKNTDAAVKLGSVLMKKAGSDFMTITDEKGIVIGRGHSKKHGDSVTNQETVVIALTGKPAVAVVAGTEVPFTIRASFPVMHDGKLVGSVSIGTSLVTPAYLDWLKKLSGVNVTIFKGDMRVMTTIMQDGKRAIGTKLQSPEILKAVLERGETVYSHNNILGIDYNSAYWPVKDANGKIVGMWFVGMPIDELQRLERVAISNSIWIGVGLLVFQLIISFVLGLKISAPIRKITAYAQAVADGNNEAQLDVYSRDDMGQLADSLRTMEDNLRKLVHEASEKAEEAHKMGEEAKLAMEEARVAQAQAEQAKREGMISAAAQIEEVVGQLNASISDISEQVENTSGALDHAASRLAETATAMEEMNSTVLEVAKNAGGASDISNAAKRKAEVGSEIVSRAVVGIQEVQRQSQALRDGMTQLDDHAKAISQIMGVISDIADQTNLLALNAAIEAARAGEAGRGFAVVADEVRKLAEKTMSSTTDVGNAIAAIQQSAGQSIQQVEKAVGNISEATEYSNKSGEALKEIVGMVDQTADEVRAIAAASEQQSATSEEINRSVADVNHIAASTSQSMQVAMKELESLRALARSLMDLIEHMKKA encoded by the coding sequence ATGCGTTGGACTATTGCGCACACATATGTCGGATCGCTATTCGGCGCGCTGATTACATGCTGTGGCGTTGTGCTTTTTGTCTCAATCTACTTCATGAAAGTTCCGATCGAAGACGAACTGAACAAGGGCATCGTAAGGATGCAGCAGGTCATCAGTTCTGCCAATGAAACCACAGCTCAAAAGTTTTTGCAAAGCGCTGATCTTATTGCTGAAGATGATGACTTTGCCAAGGCTGTCGCTGAAAAAAACACTGATGCGGCGGTCAAGCTTGGCTCAGTCCTGATGAAAAAGGCCGGGTCGGATTTTATGACCATCACCGATGAGAAGGGGATAGTCATAGGCCGTGGGCATTCCAAAAAGCACGGCGACAGCGTTACCAATCAGGAAACCGTGGTTATTGCCCTCACGGGCAAGCCCGCCGTTGCCGTGGTGGCTGGCACGGAGGTGCCGTTCACCATCCGGGCCAGCTTTCCTGTAATGCACGATGGCAAGCTTGTGGGCAGCGTATCTATTGGCACTTCGCTTGTTACGCCCGCCTATCTTGACTGGCTCAAAAAGCTTTCTGGCGTCAACGTCACCATTTTTAAGGGTGATATGCGCGTAATGACAACCATCATGCAGGATGGAAAACGCGCAATCGGCACCAAGCTGCAATCGCCTGAAATTCTCAAGGCTGTGCTTGAGCGTGGGGAGACGGTTTACTCCCATAATAATATTCTTGGTATTGACTATAATTCTGCCTACTGGCCGGTTAAAGATGCCAACGGCAAAATCGTGGGTATGTGGTTTGTGGGCATGCCCATTGATGAATTGCAGCGTCTGGAACGCGTGGCCATAAGCAATTCCATATGGATTGGCGTTGGCCTGCTGGTCTTCCAGCTGATTATTTCGTTTGTTCTCGGCCTCAAGATCAGTGCCCCCATACGCAAAATAACCGCCTATGCGCAGGCTGTGGCCGATGGCAACAACGAAGCGCAGCTTGACGTATACAGCCGCGACGACATGGGCCAACTGGCAGATTCCTTGCGCACGATGGAAGATAATCTGCGCAAGTTGGTGCACGAAGCCAGCGAAAAGGCCGAAGAAGCCCATAAGATGGGCGAAGAAGCCAAGCTCGCCATGGAAGAGGCCCGTGTGGCCCAGGCACAGGCGGAGCAGGCCAAGCGCGAGGGCATGATCAGCGCTGCCGCCCAGATAGAAGAGGTCGTGGGGCAGCTGAACGCCTCCATCAGTGATATTTCAGAGCAGGTGGAAAACACCAGCGGTGCCCTTGACCATGCCGCAAGCCGATTGGCGGAAACCGCAACCGCCATGGAAGAAATGAATTCCACGGTGCTTGAAGTCGCCAAGAATGCCGGCGGGGCGTCTGATATCTCCAACGCAGCCAAGCGCAAGGCAGAGGTCGGTTCCGAGATTGTGTCCAGGGCCGTGGTCGGTATTCAGGAAGTGCAGCGGCAATCGCAAGCCCTCAGGGACGGCATGACCCAGCTGGACGACCACGCCAAGGCCATCAGCCAGATCATGGGCGTCATTTCAGATATCGCGGATCAAACCAACCTGCTGGCCCTGAATGCGGCCATTGAAGCCGCTCGTGCGGGCGAGGCTGGGCGCGGGTTTGCCGTGGTTGCTGACGAAGTGCGCAAACTAGCGGAAAAGACCATGTCTTCCACAACTGATGTGGGCAACGCCATTGCGGCCATTCAACAAAGCGCCGGACAGAGCATTCAGCAGGTGGAAAAGGCCGTTGGCAACATTTCTGAAGCCACGGAGTATTCCAACAAGTCTGGCGAAGCCCTGAAAGAAATCGTTGGCATGGTGGATCAGACAGCCGATGAAGTGCGGGCCATTGCCGCCGCAAGCGAGCAGCAGTCTGCCACCAGCGAAGAAATCAACAGGTCTGTCGCTGATGTTAACCACATTGCGGCCAGCACTTCGCAATCCATGCAGGTCGCCATGAAGGAACTGGAATCCCTGCGCGCCCTGGCGCGCAGCCTCATGGATCTTATAGAACATATGAAGAAGGCTTAA
- a CDS encoding DUF456 domain-containing protein, with protein MDFLPFPLASLLAGAFITLLCFVLLLNIFGLPANWVLLGLVALWKVVHPGATSMDVWFWIMMVGMALVGEALEMGMQILKAKRYGSSSSGTFAGMIGAIAGAILLAPLFFGLGALIGALAGAWTGCFVVEHLKGRSLREALDAAFGAMMGRFLGTVCKCGAGGAMLALAAGRIWPKLPPQMPPAFSPEAPTQVLLTLLRGLC; from the coding sequence ATGGATTTTCTGCCTTTTCCCCTGGCTTCATTGCTGGCCGGGGCATTCATAACGCTGCTGTGCTTTGTGCTGCTGCTCAACATTTTTGGGCTGCCCGCCAACTGGGTGCTGCTGGGGCTTGTGGCGTTGTGGAAGGTGGTGCATCCCGGCGCGACCTCCATGGATGTCTGGTTCTGGATCATGATGGTGGGCATGGCCCTTGTGGGCGAAGCCCTGGAAATGGGCATGCAGATACTCAAGGCCAAACGCTATGGCTCCAGTTCTTCCGGCACGTTTGCGGGGATGATTGGGGCCATAGCGGGGGCCATTCTGCTTGCGCCGCTCTTTTTTGGGCTTGGGGCGCTTATCGGCGCGCTGGCTGGGGCGTGGACAGGCTGTTTTGTTGTGGAGCACCTCAAGGGGCGCTCCCTGCGCGAGGCTCTGGACGCGGCCTTTGGCGCCATGATGGGCCGATTTCTCGGCACCGTGTGCAAGTGCGGCGCAGGCGGGGCCATGCTGGCTCTGGCTGCCGGGCGTATCTGGCCCAAGCTGCCGCCCCAGATGCCCCCGGCTTTTTCTCCCGAAGCTCCCACGCAGGTCTTGCTGACGCTGCTGCGGGGCCTGTGCTGA